Genomic window (Sulfurimonas sp.):
TAATACTTTACAACTTAGACAAATATAAATGTTGTCTTAAAAAGCACTTTTTATTCCTTAACATGCATCAACCGTGATAAAAACGACTTTAAAATTTATTATTGATTTTTTTCTTTTAACAAGTCAATCACATTAATATCTAAAGCTTTTGCTATTTTATAAATATGCTCTAAATTAAAGCGTCTACCTTTGGCATAGTTTTCTGCATTTGCATAAAAGGCAGATGATTTCTGTCCTATCATAAGAGCTAATTCTAATTGTGTCACGCCCTTATCCTGTCTAGCCTTTTTAATGTTTGAAGCAACAAGTTTAATAAAATCTTGAACTTCCTTATCCTCAGCTACACATAAATTTTCAAATATACTCAATATTTATTCCTTAATATTAATTTGTAATTAAATTAATAATATTTTAAATTATATGTAGTTACAATCTATAAGACAATTATCTATAAGCTATTAGCTCATAGACTAATAAAGGTAGAGTCTATTTTTGATGCAATGAAATTAATTTTAAATACAACGGAAGCATTAATTTATGTGATTGATTTAGAAAATAATGAAATTATATATGCTAATACTAAATGCATAGAAGAGTTCGGTAATGTAATTGGAAAGACATGTTATAAAGTTCTACAAAAAGATAAAGAATGCCTATGTGAGTTTTGCCCTTTAGCTGAAATAGAGAACCCATTAGAGTATCTTTTAGAAACAATATTCGAATGGGAAAATAAAAATTCTTTAAATAACAAGCATTATCTTTTTAAAGATCGGATTATTTTATGGGAAAATAATAAAAAAGTTCAATTAAAAACAGCTATAGATATAACAAAACAAAAAAAAATTGAAGAAAAAATTTTAGAACTTGCACATTATGATGAATTAACAAAATTACCAAATAGAGTTTTATTTAAAGAGTATTTACAAAGAGCTATGAAAAGAAGTGGTAGAACATCTGAATATAATGCACTACTTTTTATAGACTTAGATAATTTTAAAATTATAAATGATACTTTAGGTCATACTATTGGAGATAAAGTACTTGTAGAAGTTGCTCAAAGGATTAAAAACTCTGTTCGAGAAAATGATATTGTTGGAAGAATAGGTGGCGATGAATTTGTTGTTTTAATAGATATAAATGAAAAAAATATAAAACTTATTGAGGAAAAACTAATAGCTATAACAGAAAAAATACTTTATAGTGTAAAATCAGCATACGGCGTCATTAAAAATGACCTCCGTATTAGTGCAAGTATTGGAATAAAGTTCTTCAATAATGATGATTTTTCTATAGTTGAGCTTATGGAACATGCTGACATTGCGATGTATAAAGCTAAACTAAATGGGAAAAATACTTTCTGCTTTAGTTCACACTTTTAATGTAAAAAGTGGCGAATTTCTGAGAAATATAAACTCATACCAAATTCATTGGCAGCATCTATAATCTCTTGATCTCTGATACTTCCACCTGGTTCAATTATATTTTTTACACCAGCTTGTGCTGCTGCATCAATAGAATCTCTAAATGGAAAAAATGCTTCAGATGCGAGAGCCGCACCACTTACATCAAGTCCCATATCTTTTGCTTTTTTCAAAGCACATTGAGCAGCATCTACACGACTTGTCATACCCATACCAACTGCTACCATGGCAGAGTTTTTAACATATACAACACAGTTTGATTTTGTGAGAGATGCAACTTTATACGCTATCTCTAAATCTTTCATGTCTTGCTCAGATGCTGCATTTTTAGATACTAGTTTTGCATTTTTAACTTCATCAGCTCCAACTTTATCAGCATCTTGATAAACAAAACCACCATCAATATGTTTAAAATCTTTTTTATCATTTGCAAGTATTAATTTATCACTTCCCATCTCAAAAAGTTTTATACGCTTTTTCTTTGCGAACACTTCTTGAGCTTCTTGGGTAATATAACCAGCAATTACAACTTCCAAAAATATTTCATTCATTTTCTCAGCCAACTCTTTGTTAACCGTTCCATTTACTGCAACAACACCACCAAAAGCAGAAACTGGGTCACATTTTAAAGCTTCTATATACGCATCTAGTAAGTTGTCTTTTATAGCAAAACCACAAGGATTTCCATGCTTAGAGATACAAACAGCATTATCCTCTCCAAAAGCAGATGCTATCTTCACAGCACCATTTAAATCGTTAAGATTGTTAAAACTTGCCTCACCTTTTAATGTTGTGAAGTTGTTTTTGAAGTGCTTATCAAACTCATATAAGGCACCTTGTTGATGAGGATTCTCACCATATCTTGTAGCCATTACTTTGTTTCCAACTATAAACTGTTTCTCACCAAAACCTTCATTAAATCGTTCATTCATATAATTTGCTATCATGCTATCGTAAGCCGCTGTATGTTCATACGCTTTTATCATGTAACCACGACGAAATTCTTTAGTATTTTTTTCATTTTCTATCGCATCTATAACTTCACTATAGTCCTCTACATTTGTAACGACAATAACAGCATCAAAGTTTTTTGCAGCAGAACGAACCATAGCAGGTCCGCCAATATCTATGTTTTCTATAATATCATCAAAATCGTCAGTTCTTTCGATAGTTTCTTTAAAAGGATACAGATTTACACAGACCAAATCAATAGACTCAACACCTAACTCTTTTGCTTGGTCAATATGTGATTGTTTGTCACGACGATGTAAAATACCACCATGAACGAAAGGATTTAAAGTTTTAACACGCCCTTCAAAACACTCAGGAAATTTTGTAACCTCATCAATCTCAATAGCTTTGATGCCAGAATCAACTAACTTTTTATAAGTTCC
Coding sequences:
- a CDS encoding helix-turn-helix transcriptional regulator, encoding MSIFENLCVAEDKEVQDFIKLVASNIKKARQDKGVTQLELALMIGQKSSAFYANAENYAKGRRFNLEHIYKIAKALDINVIDLLKEKNQ
- a CDS encoding GGDEF domain-containing protein, which gives rise to MKLILNTTEALIYVIDLENNEIIYANTKCIEEFGNVIGKTCYKVLQKDKECLCEFCPLAEIENPLEYLLETIFEWENKNSLNNKHYLFKDRIILWENNKKVQLKTAIDITKQKKIEEKILELAHYDELTKLPNRVLFKEYLQRAMKRSGRTSEYNALLFIDLDNFKIINDTLGHTIGDKVLVEVAQRIKNSVRENDIVGRIGGDEFVVLIDINEKNIKLIEEKLIAITEKILYSVKSAYGVIKNDLRISASIGIKFFNNDDFSIVELMEHADIAMYKAKLNGKNTFCFSSHF
- the purH gene encoding bifunctional phosphoribosylaminoimidazolecarboxamide formyltransferase/IMP cyclohydrolase — protein: MAKRALVSVSDKNGVVEFCTSLVKNGYEIISTGGTYKKLVDSGIKAIEIDEVTKFPECFEGRVKTLNPFVHGGILHRRDKQSHIDQAKELGVESIDLVCVNLYPFKETIERTDDFDDIIENIDIGGPAMVRSAAKNFDAVIVVTNVEDYSEVIDAIENEKNTKEFRRGYMIKAYEHTAAYDSMIANYMNERFNEGFGEKQFIVGNKVMATRYGENPHQQGALYEFDKHFKNNFTTLKGEASFNNLNDLNGAVKIASAFGEDNAVCISKHGNPCGFAIKDNLLDAYIEALKCDPVSAFGGVVAVNGTVNKELAEKMNEIFLEVVIAGYITQEAQEVFAKKKRIKLFEMGSDKLILANDKKDFKHIDGGFVYQDADKVGADEVKNAKLVSKNAASEQDMKDLEIAYKVASLTKSNCVVYVKNSAMVAVGMGMTSRVDAAQCALKKAKDMGLDVSGAALASEAFFPFRDSIDAAAQAGVKNIIEPGGSIRDQEIIDAANEFGMSLYFSEIRHFLH